ACAGAATCAGCTGGCAGAAATTCGAGTTACCGATGGTGGCGTGGGTATCGATCCGCAGGACGTCGAACGAATTTTTGAACCCTTCTATACGACCAAGGACGTTGGTCAAGGCACGGGGCTCGGCTTGTCCATTGCCTATGGCATCGTCCGCGAGCACGGCGGCAATCTCCGATTCGATCGCGCTCCTGAGAGAGGGTCCCAGTTCACGGTGACGTTTCCAGTTTTCGCTCCGGAATAATTTGAAACTCGGTACAAATGGGTCAATGTGGAGCGGGCACAGCTTGCTGGCTTACTCCTCCGCTCTTCGACGTAAGAACGCAGTTTCGATCTCTTGGACAATTTGTGGGATTGCTTGCAATGTTGTATCGATTCGCACATCAGCGACCTCGCGGTACAATGGCTCTCGCTGATTCATCACGGCGATTATTTCCTCAGTGGGTGTTAAACCCGTCAGTGCAGGTCGGCGCGTCCCAGTCGTATGATCGGTGGCAAGTCGCTCGGCGATGACCGCTGGATCGGCGTCCAGCCAGACGCACCAGCCCGTTGTCGCGATGGCAGTACGATTCACAGGGCTGAGAATCGCGCCGCCACCGAGAGCGATCACGCTGGGGCGATGCTGCGCTACGCTCTGGAGAGCGAGTGTTTCGCGGTGGCGGAACCCAGGTTCACCTTCCTCCGCGAAAATCTTGGCAATTGAGGTCCCGGCAGTGGACTCGATCACGTCATCAAGATCAGTCCACGGCAAGTTGAGCTGCGCGGCCAAAAGCTTGGCAACCGTGCTCTTGCCGCAGCCGCGATAACCGGTCAAATAGAGATGAGGTCGTTTCATGGCAACATATTTTAGCCGTTTGGGCGCTAGCGGACTGTTGAGTTAGTCGCTTTCGCTGTGCGAATGCACCACTCCTAACCCGAAACGCGAGGGAGGTATGAGCTGGTCTACCTCGCGGGCACGTCGGGTTCGTAAATCAACGGGCCACTAGTCCCGGTGGATCGATTGGGCCTCAGGCGAGACGCAAAGTTTTTACCTGACGTTAGCATGGTCCAGCTAGGGTGGAGTCCCCGTTCTGGCGATTGCAGCTACCCGAACTTCTTGATTCGCGAACGCTTTAAACATCACCGAGGTTGCGAGACTGGAGTGGTCTCGCCCCGGTGCGGTTGCAACCGACTGATCCGTGCGGCTGGTTCTGTGTCCTCGAGTACACGATCTCCTGCACGACTCACGGGCATGTCGCTGGCCACGGGCATGTCGCTGGCAAGCCCGTTTTGCGGCAACGCGTGTCGTGGTGGTCGAAGGATCGACAAGAGACCACTGGTCTGCCCTGACAATGGGATCCAGACGCTGTGTGATGGGGCGAACAGACGTGCTAAATTGAGCGAATCAGTCCACTTGGCACTCGAGAATACGATTGGCCTTCCGCCCGCTGAAACAACGACTTCGGCGGGCAGCCATTCTCGTCCAGGCAGACTACGGCAGATTCCTTCGACTCGCAGCTGAGCCGAGTACAAGTCAAAACGCAGCGCCAATGCATCGAAGCTGAAATCATCGGCCGTTGCGACCGCGAGTCGACAGCCCAGGTCCTCAGCGAGCCGCGGCAAGAGTGATGCAGACATCCAGCCTTCGTCAGCAGTCAATTGTCCCGCCACGTTGACCGACCAATCTTGGTCGAGTTGGCAACGGTCAATCGAAATCATGCCGCGGCCGCGAACCTGGTGTGGTAAGTTTTGCGTGAGTTGGCCCAAGTCAATGTCACGGAAATGCCCAGCGAGATTGACGGACCATGCTGGATCGGTGATGCCGTCCTGGCGTGTCCCCGCGAAGCTGCCGTCAAAGGTTGCGTCGGCACCCAAGCGGTTCAGGAACGGGTAGTAGTCAGCGAGTACCGCGAGCGGTAGATGCACCTCGCCGGTCTGTAGCGACCACGCTGTTGTCGGCGGTGATGTTCCACGATTCCGGGTAACTTCGATCTGAATTCCCTCGCTGTCTTGGCGATGCCCGGCAGGAATGCAGCGGACGGTCGCCCACACCGTGTTTTCGCGCGTCTCCAGCCAAGCGTCGAAATCTTGGATCGTCTGGGCGGTCGAGCTGCCACGAAGTGTGACATCATCGGCGGCGATGCGTACCGGCACTCGGGTCTGATCTGGTTGACATAGAAAACGGTAGTGCAGCAACTCGGCAACCTGCTCGAGTGACTCGACCCGGATTTCGGGTTGGCTGAGCCGGATCACGGTGTTTTCACTCTGCGAGATCCACTGGAGCGAACGAACCGACGCCACCGGCTGGAGGGTTTCGGGATCGGACAAACGCACATCGGTTAACCGCCATGTCGATGGATCGGCCCGGTCAAAATCGCCGATTTCGACACGCAATCCCGTCATCAGGGCCACGCGAGATTCGATCGCATGGCGGGCTCGGTGGTGGTACCAAGGCGTCCAGGTCACCAGGATCGCGAGCATCGTCAGGCCAGTGGGAGCGGCGCAGCAGCCAACGAACAGCCATCGAGCGAGCGCCCGCGTCGTTCGTTCGTGCATGGCAAATCCGTCCTGAGCGGAAACGAGAGAGAGCAACTATCTCTGAAACTACTCGATTTCGCGTCCTGGCGGGAATACCGGAATCAGCGATTTACGCGGCCTCACGCGGCTTGGGACCAATGTCCTGGGCGATTAGACCCGTGGATCGCGGAGCGATCGGCGACAATCACTCTGCGAGCGTTTTGTCGATCCGCTCGAGTGTTCGTTCCTTACCCACAATCGCTAGCGTGTCGAACATGCCGAAACCGCCTGCGGCGCCCGTCGTGGCGACTCTGAGGCCGTGAATGATGTCGCCGAGCCCAATGGATTCGTCTTCACAGAACTGATGGACAGCTGCCTCGGCCGCAGCGGCCGAAAAATCGTCGCACTCTGCCAGTCGGTCGCGGATTTTGCCGAGTAATTCCTTGGCGGCGGCAGGTTTTGAAATGCGTTTTTCAAACGCTTTCGAATTGACCTCGTAATCGTCGACAAAGCAGTAGTCGAAATCGATGATATCGCCAGCCATTTTCAGGCGGTCGCCCGCCGCCATGACGACGCCGGCCAGTCGTTGTCGCGACTCTGCGTTTTCCGGATCCACCCATCCCGCCGCCACTGCAAATGGAAATACGAGTGAAGTGCGTTCCGCAGCAGGTAACGCGGCGAAGGCATCGGCTTGGAATGAGGTTAGCTTTGCTGGGTCAAATGAAGCTGGTGACTTCGTCACGCGAGCCAAAGTGAATAGCTCGATCATCTGTTGACGCGTGAATTTCTCATGCTCGCCGTCGAGGGACCAGCCCAGTAACATCAAGTAGTTCAATAACGCATCGGGCAGAAAGCCGATCTCACGATAAAAATCCACCAGTACGGGGTTAAATGTCTCGTCATCGGTGGTTAACCCACAACGCTTGGCAATGGCCTGCCCTCGAGTCATCAGATTCGCGAAGTCACGGTTCTTTACATATTTGTCGAGCTTGCGTTTGCTCAGCTTCGCTGTCCCGCCCGGCTCGGCGACATAGGGTAAGTGTGCATACTCGGGCAACTCGTATCCAAGTGATTGGGCGATGAAGATCTGCCGCGGCGTGTTGGGTAAATGCTCTGCCGCCCGCACCACATGGGTAATTTTTAGCTCATGATCGTCGACGACGCTCGCGAGGTGATAGAGTGGACTGCCGTCGGCGCGGGCGATCACGTGGTCTTGCTCTGATGCCCACTCGACGACGACTTCACCGCGAATTAAATCCTGAATAACGCACTGACCTTCGCGCGGCATTTTCAGACGCACGACGCCCTCACGTCCCTCCGCCTCGAACTTTTGGGCGGCTTCGTCGTCTGCGGCCATCCAACGCCGGTCATACACGAATGCCCCCCCATTCTGCCGAGCCTCGTCCCGTAGCGTTTGCAACTCGTCGGGCTTGGCGAAATCACGGTAAGCATGCCCGCTCTCGAGCAACTGCGCAATTGCTGTGCGGTACAACTCACCTCGCTGAGACTGGAAGTATGGGCCGTGAGGTCCGCCGACCTCGGGACCCTCATCCCAATCCATGCCCAACCAACGAAAACCATCAAGAATCGGCTGCAGGGCGGCCTCCACGTTGCGTCCGGCATCGGTGTCATCGATCCGCAACACAAATTGACCACCGCTCTGGCGGGCGAGCAGCCAATTAAATAATGCCGTGCGAACCCCGCCAATGTGAAGGTATCCGGTCGGGCTGGGGGCGAATCGTGTGCGAATCATATCAGTCATGAAATTGTGAGCCGACGGCGCTAGCCGCGGGCGGAATCAAAGTGGGAGAGGGGGGAGGATGCCTAGGATGCACAGATTGGCGTTCTCCGGCTAGCGGGCTGTTGAATTTCTAAGCCGATTCGCGAGTTGTGAACTTGCAATTGCTGGAGTGCATATAAGCGCAGCAGCCCATCTGAGCGGGGTGTACCGCGGCGGCTACGACCCTGCCAGGGTGGGCGTGCATTGATTGCATTTGATCCCGGTGGTGTTCGCTACGCCCAAATCACCGGCTAATTCCTGCGGTGCTTTCTGAATCGATGTCGTTTGGGTGAGCTGCACGGCTGATGCCCCAGGCTCGATGCGACCGCCAGTACCCTCGCTAACCGCGACAGTCGGCTGACCACTCAGTCCTGGAGGATTGTGGAATTGGAGACGTTGTTGCCAAAATCGTCGAAGCGATCGAGCGTCCATACGACGCGTTTTGACTCCGGAGCAACTTCAATCAGGATGGGTTGGCCGGGTCCGGCATGGCAGTTGCCAAACACCCAATTGCCGTTGTCGAGCACCTCGACGGTGGTGACCCATGCTAGACGGATGCCGGGCAGATCGTCTTGGTGAATTTCGCGAACGATCTTTTTCGCAGGAGTGACTTCGAGCAAACAATGTCCGTTGCCGCCACCGATCAAAGTGTTACCGTTTTCAAGTCGGGTTGCCGAGAACAAGCTGTTTCCGAACGCGTCAGGACCGTGTCCACCGCGGGCGGATTTGCCAAACATCGGCACTTCGTATTCCCAAACCACCTTGCCGTCGGCGTCATACTCTCTCACCTTGCCGTCTGCTTCGTGCGCGACCAGGTAGTTTCCATTGCCGAGTTTACGAACTAACCGGGTGTCCGAGTGAGTGCTGGGGTGATCGGTGACGAGTGAGATTTCACGACGTAGCTTCCCGCTGCGGTCGACTTCGATAATTCGCGCGGGGCCAGATTCAGCGATCAGGGTGTTGCCGTTGGCGAGACGCTCGAATGCGTGAACCTCTACAGGCTTTCCGGCATTGCCATTTTCGATGCCGCTGTCGTATTGCCAAACGATCGATTTGGATTCTGGATCAATTTCGACGACACGCGTTTTGCCTTGACGGGTGAGGATGTGGCCGTTTTCGAGCATGGCGATATCGTGAATTCCACCCCAGGGCATTTGCCAGGAGATTTCACCATCAGGCTCGACGATCACCAGCCCTTGTTGTCCGTGCAGCAGGACACGGTGGCCGACCGCCTCGTCGGCCGAATAGCAGACGCGGGGGCAAGTCAAGCAGGCGGCGAGTAAACACGATAGGATGACGCGAGAAATCATTGGCATATTGGGCTACGGAGTCGGGAGGTGAAATGGAGAAGTCGGTTTCGATTATCATTCCGACCCTCAACGAGTCGCAGACGATTGAAAACGCGCTTCATGCGGCGCGAGCCTTGGAAGGGCTCGAGATTATTGTTAGCGACGGCGGCAGCGTGGATGACACGGTTGCCCGAGCGCGTCAATTCGCTCAGCGGCATGACGGGGACGTGATTGTAATCCATTCACCTCTCGGTCGTGGACGGCAATTGGCCGCCGGGGCAAGGATTGCTCGCGGGGACGTGCTTCTGTTCTTGCATGCGGACAATCAGCTTCCCGCACATGCGATCAGCCAAATCGCCCAAGCGAGTTGGCCCGTTTGGGGTGGGTTTCGGCAGCGCATCGACCACCCGAGTTGGCGGTTTCGCATTTTGGAGATTGGGAACGCACTCCGCGCGATCGTTTTCGGGCGAGTTTTTGGCGACCAAGCTCTCTATGTTCATCGCAGCCGATACAACGAGGTGGGCGGGTTCGCTGAGGTTGAGCTGATGGAAGATGTGCTGCTATCCTCCCAACTCTTCCGCCATCATCGTCCGCGACTTCTCGCTGGCCCGGTCACCGTGGATCCTCGTCGCTGGCTGCGGCGGGGCGTAGTCCGGCAAACATGGTTGAACTGGCAACTCCAATACGCTTTCGCACGCGGTGCGACCCCCGAAGAACTGCGAAAACGTTATGGCTAAAACACGATCCGCCCAAGAGCCTCGCTCGGCTAGCCAACCGGACAAGCGCAAGGCGAATACGCTTGCCTCGCGAGGACAGCAGCCACTTCGCAAATCGGTGCGCGGCGACCTTCAATCCAAGTGGGTGATCGTGCTTAAGGCAGGGCTCTTTTTGGTTCTCGGTTGTTTATCTGGCGGGCTGCTGCTCAGTACCATCGTCACCCTGCGAAACATGGCGCTGTTGGCGCTCACCATCTGGAGCTTTTGCCGGTGCTACTACTTCGTCTTCTACGTCATCGAGCATTACGTCGACAGTTCCTATCGCTACCGCGGATTGATCGACCTGGTGAAGCATTACTGGAAGCGGTCGACGTAGCCATCGGAGCTTCATGCTCAAAATTGCTTGGTTTCGTCTTGTTGTGAGCAG
This genomic window from Allorhodopirellula heiligendammensis contains:
- a CDS encoding beta-propeller domain-containing protein, producing MISRVILSCLLAACLTCPRVCYSADEAVGHRVLLHGQQGLVIVEPDGEISWQMPWGGIHDIAMLENGHILTRQGKTRVVEIDPESKSIVWQYDSGIENGNAGKPVEVHAFERLANGNTLIAESGPARIIEVDRSGKLRREISLVTDHPSTHSDTRLVRKLGNGNYLVAHEADGKVREYDADGKVVWEYEVPMFGKSARGGHGPDAFGNSLFSATRLENGNTLIGGGNGHCLLEVTPAKKIVREIHQDDLPGIRLAWVTTVEVLDNGNWVFGNCHAGPGQPILIEVAPESKRVVWTLDRFDDFGNNVSNSTILQD
- a CDS encoding TIGR04283 family arsenosugar biosynthesis glycosyltransferase, which gives rise to MEKSVSIIIPTLNESQTIENALHAARALEGLEIIVSDGGSVDDTVARARQFAQRHDGDVIVIHSPLGRGRQLAAGARIARGDVLLFLHADNQLPAHAISQIAQASWPVWGGFRQRIDHPSWRFRILEIGNALRAIVFGRVFGDQALYVHRSRYNEVGGFAEVELMEDVLLSSQLFRHHRPRLLAGPVTVDPRRWLRRGVVRQTWLNWQLQYAFARGATPEELRKRYG
- a CDS encoding shikimate kinase, which translates into the protein MKRPHLYLTGYRGCGKSTVAKLLAAQLNLPWTDLDDVIESTAGTSIAKIFAEEGEPGFRHRETLALQSVAQHRPSVIALGGGAILSPVNRTAIATTGWCVWLDADPAVIAERLATDHTTGTRRPALTGLTPTEEIIAVMNQREPLYREVADVRIDTTLQAIPQIVQEIETAFLRRRAEE
- the gltX gene encoding glutamate--tRNA ligase; translation: MIRTRFAPSPTGYLHIGGVRTALFNWLLARQSGGQFVLRIDDTDAGRNVEAALQPILDGFRWLGMDWDEGPEVGGPHGPYFQSQRGELYRTAIAQLLESGHAYRDFAKPDELQTLRDEARQNGGAFVYDRRWMAADDEAAQKFEAEGREGVVRLKMPREGQCVIQDLIRGEVVVEWASEQDHVIARADGSPLYHLASVVDDHELKITHVVRAAEHLPNTPRQIFIAQSLGYELPEYAHLPYVAEPGGTAKLSKRKLDKYVKNRDFANLMTRGQAIAKRCGLTTDDETFNPVLVDFYREIGFLPDALLNYLMLLGWSLDGEHEKFTRQQMIELFTLARVTKSPASFDPAKLTSFQADAFAALPAAERTSLVFPFAVAAGWVDPENAESRQRLAGVVMAAGDRLKMAGDIIDFDYCFVDDYEVNSKAFEKRISKPAAAKELLGKIRDRLAECDDFSAAAAEAAVHQFCEDESIGLGDIIHGLRVATTGAAGGFGMFDTLAIVGKERTLERIDKTLAE